One region of Glycine max cultivar Williams 82 chromosome 9, Glycine_max_v4.0, whole genome shotgun sequence genomic DNA includes:
- the LOC102660267 gene encoding glycine-rich protein 23 isoform X2 — protein MGKIHGGVLLLLLVIIGVADCRKVKEVFVDIEEGDDHGGASIGFSGVFEECGGGGSNGGSTTCHSQGGGGGGVEGGAGHVGGNKTIIGFGGEVVFGGGNGGGIGGGVEGGAAIGHGGADGVGGGAALGFGGADGVGGGAALGHGGAGHGVGGGAALGHGGAGGVGGAAALGFGGAAAGFGGHP, from the exons ATGGGGAAAATACATGGTGGTGTGTTGCTTCTTCTATTGGTGATCATAGGAGTGGCAGATTGCCGAAAAGTGAAAGAAGTATTTGTTGACATTGAAGAAGGTGATGATCATGGAGGTGCTAGTATTGGATTTAGTGGAGTTTTTGAGGAATGTGGAGGAGGAGGAAGTAATGGAGGCAGCACCACTTGCCATAGccaaggtggtggtggtggtggtgtcgAAGGGGGTGCTGGTCATGTTGGAGGCAACAAAACAATCATTGGTTTTGGAGGAGAAGTTGTTTTTGGTGGAGGAAATGGTGGTGGCATTGGGGGAGGAGTTGAAGGTGGAGCAGCTATAGGGCATGGAGGTGCTGATGGAGTTGGAGGTGGTGCTGCTTTAGGGTTTGGAGGTGCTGATGGAGTTGGAGGTGGTGCTGCTTTAGGGCATGGAGGTGCTGGTCATGGAGTTGGAGGTGGTGCTGCTTTAGGGCATGGAG GTGCTGGTGGAGTTGGAGGTGCTGCTGCTTTAGGGTTTGGAGGTGCTGCTGCTGGCTTTGGAGGTCATCCATAA
- the LOC102660267 gene encoding glycine-rich protein 23 isoform X1: MGKIHGGVLLLLLVIIGVADCRKVKEVFVDIEEGDDHGGASIGFSGVFEECGGGGSNGGSTTCHSQGGGGGGVEGGAGHVGGNKTIIGFGGEVVFGGGNGGGIGGGVEGGAAIGHGGADGVGGGAALGFGGADGVGGGAALGHGGAGHGVGGGAALGHGGAGGVGGAAALGFGGAAAGFGGHP, translated from the exons ATGGGGAAAATACATGGTGGTGTGTTGCTTCTTCTATTGGTGATCATAGGAGTGGCAGATTGCCGAAAAGTGAAAGAAGTATTTGTTGACATTGAAGAAGGTGATGATCATGGAGGTGCTAGTATTGGATTTAGTGGAGTTTTTGAGGAATGTGGAGGAGGAGGAAGTAATGGAGGCAGCACCACTTGCCATAGccaaggtggtggtggtggtggtgtcgAAGGGGGTGCTGGTCATGTTGGAGGCAACAAAACAATCATTGGTTTTGGAGGAGAAGTTGTTTTTGGTGGAGGAAATGGTGGTGGCATTGGGGGAGGAGTTGAAGGTGGAGCAGCTATAGGGCATGGAG GTGCTGATGGAGTTGGAGGTGGTGCTGCTTTAGGGTTTGGAGGTGCTGATGGAGTTGGAGGTGGTGCTGCTTTAGGGCATGGAGGTGCTGGTCATGGAGTTGGAGGTGGTGCTGCTTTAGGGCATGGAGGTGCTGGTGGAGTTGGAGGTGCTGCTGCTTTAGGGTTTGGAGGTGCTGCTGCTGGCTTTGGAGGTCATCCATAA